Proteins encoded by one window of Microcebus murinus isolate Inina chromosome 2, M.murinus_Inina_mat1.0, whole genome shotgun sequence:
- the CD5L gene encoding CD5 antigen-like, whose product MALLFFLILAICTRPGLLESPFTVRLVGGSHRCEGRVEVEQEGRWHLVCDDDWDKNDVAVVCRELGCGAAKKALSGFLYKPPPEQWQEFLFQNVNCSGMEDALAHCEKDEGDIDCSIEEAAGALCENPDSPVFEEVRLADGPGRCKGRVEVKYQDQWSPVCKTGWNLRAAKVVCHQLGCGRAILAQKHCSKAAQSQGPIWLNQISCSGKETALQDCPSEPWGKNNCTYEDHVWVECEDVFDLRLVGGDKRCSGRLEVFHKGVWGSVCDDGWGKKEDQVVCKQVGCGKSLSPSSKVRKSYGPGVGRIWLDDVRCSGDEQSLEQCKHRFWGYHDCTHKEDVAVICSE is encoded by the exons cCATTTGCACCAGACCTGGACTCTTAG AGTCTCCATTCACGGTGCGGCTGGTGGGAGGCTCCCACCGGTGTGAAGGACGGGTGGAGGTGGAACAGGAGGGCCGGTGGCACTTGGTGTGCGATGACGACTGGGACAAGAACGATGTGGCTGTGGTGTGCCGGGAACTGGGCTGTGGAGCAGCCAAGAAAGCCCTTAGTGGTTTTTTATATAAGCCACCACCAGAACAATGGCAagagtttctttttcaaaatgtcaatTGCAGTGGGATGGAAGATGCGCTGGCTCACTGTGAAAAAGATGAAGGCGATATTGATTGTTCAATCGAAGAGGCTGCTGGGGCCTTGTGTGAGA aCCCAGACAGCCCAGTTTTTGAGGAGGTGAGGCTGGCCGATGGCCCTGGGCGCTGCAAGGGGAGAGTGGAGGTGAAGTACCAGGACCAATGGAGCCCCGTGTGCAAAACAGGCTGGAACCTCAGGGCCGCAAAGGTGGTGTGCCACCAGCTGGGGTGTGGGAGGGCCATACTGGCCCAAAAGCACTGCAGCAAGGCTGCACAGAGCCAAGGCCCCATCTGGCTGAACCAGATATCATGCTCAGGAAAAGAAACAGCGCTTCAGGATTGTCCTTCCGAGCCTTGGGGGAAGAACAACTGCACCTATGAGGACCACGTGTGGGTTGAATGTGAAG ATGTCTTTGACTTGAGGCTGGTAGGAGGAGACAAGCGCTGCTCTGGGAGACTGGAGGTGTTTCACAAGGGTGTGTGGGGCTCGGTCTGCGATGATGGCTGGGGAAAAAAGGAGGACCAGGTGGTATGCAAGCAAGTGGGCTGTGGGAAGTCCCTGTCTCCATCCTCCAAAGTCAGGAAAAGCTATGGCCCTGGGGTTGGCCGCATCTGGCTGGATGATGTTCGTTGCTCGGGGGACGAGCAGTCCCTGGAGCAGTGCAAGCACAGATTTTGGGGATACCATGACTGCACCCATAAGGAAGATGTGGCTGTGATCTGCTCAG AATAG